One Periophthalmus magnuspinnatus isolate fPerMag1 chromosome 15, fPerMag1.2.pri, whole genome shotgun sequence genomic window carries:
- the ercc6 gene encoding DNA excision repair protein ERCC-6 isoform X2 yields the protein MPAEGTEDQAPASLSSPVSAALTLGGTEEDGAAGGTASFPFPESSQGSESAATYPASSGSEEGPGSKRSGALLHINRQRIQAASASSGADELQGLGVAVYDQEVLEQGVLQQVDEAIQEASRASAKAEAEKEYESVLDDVRSITIELKHINKIIDQLRPYAASSKDISRKIESVKRQKENKEKQLKKIRAKQKRLQAILGGDDSLKLELELLAEEEDAEEAGPSTLGSMLMPAQETEWEELIRKGHMTPFGTRIPQKEEKKEPRKVMLAENSAFDQYLADQAKLATERKKPPMLKKKHTSNYNTNGVKIKTKTLSPKDKKLKKKIRKLQITALKAHPKARPKTDPTIPKQNRKHKNEYGETDSEGSEYVPSDECMDPDQEDREAMEEGYGEDDDEEYELKPYKRKIMGKGRKKVKDESDEEFSPESSDEDCEKKSKAKRFKDDGDIEYYRQRIRKWKRQRLREREERRERDEEVTDDSDAEFDEGFKVPGFLWKKLYKYQQTGVRWLWELHCQQAGGILGDEMGLGKTIQVISFLAGLSYSKLRTRGSNYRYAGLGPTVIVCPATVMHQWVKEFHTWWPPFRVAVLHETGSFTSNKEKLVPEIASCHGILITSYSAVRNMQDILQRYDWHYIILDEGHKIRNPNAGVTVACKQFRTPHRFILSGSPMQNNLKELWSLFDFVFPGKLGTLPVFMEQFSVPITMGGYSNASPVQVQTAYKCACVLRDTINPYLLRRMKADVKANLSLPDKNEQVLFCRLTDEQRQVYQGFLDSKEVYQILNGDMQVFSGLIALRKICNHPDLFSGGPRMLRGIPEDQLTEEEHFGYWKRSGKLIVVESLLRLWFKQGHRVLLFTQSRQMLDILEVFVRENNYSYLKMDGTTTIASRQPLIARYNEDKSIFIFLLTTKVGGLGVNLTGANRVIIYDPDWNPSTDTQARERAWRIGQKQQVTIYRLLTAGTIEEKIYHRQIFKQFLTNRVLKDPKQRRFFKSNDIYELFTLSDPTSAQGTETSAIFAGTGSDVKAPMKASKQSANAQSQTRTQHSANADSSKNALYNKESHNLPHNIQSRDSVLTSPQKHKAKRKHCHTEDSTRRTEKKRKHSRDARFEGHRISHLVKKRDYKKADGEENQDNQGKSDDYVLAKLFKKSGIHSVMQHDTIMESSNPDYVLVEAEANRVAKDALKALKVSRQQCRLSYTNSTPPQRKRFGQKNNSLLIEPTVQSVPTTTKCKDAAIVKKSKKPGSGAHFSGEAENDGASATLSSSSLLAKMRARNHISVPSGQRDEEEEEEADAQQTSGPPAQHTEHDELLVDLRNFIAFQAHVDGQASTHEVLEYFKPRLTQAQAPVFRELLRSICDFHRTAGQEGLWKLKPHFR from the exons ATGCCAGCTGAGGGTACGGAGGACCAAGCCCCTGCCTCACTCTCCAGCCCGGTCAGTGCGGCTCTCACCCTGGGCGGGACAGAGGAGGATGGGGCCGCAGGGGGCACAGCCTCCTTCCCTTTTCCAGAGAGCAGCCAAGGCTCCGAGTCTGCTGCCACATATCCTGCCAGttcagggtcagaggagggacCTG GATCAAAACGGTCTGGGGCCTTACTGCACATTAACAGACAGCGAATCCAGGCAGCATCTGCCAGTTCAGGGGCAGACGAGCTGCAGGGCCTTGGTGTGGCAGTCTATGATCAGGAGGTACTGGAGCAAGGTGTGCTTCAACAGGTGGATGAAGCCATTCAGGAAGCAAGTCGCGCTTCTGCTAAAGCAGAGGCAGAAAAAGAGTACGAGTCGGTACTGGATGATGTCAG GTCAATCACAATCGAATTAAAACATATCAACAAGATAATTGATCAGCTCAGACCTTATGCTGCCTCCAGCAAAGATATCAGCAGAAAGATTGAATCTGTGAAACGACAAAAAGAGAATAAG GAAAAACAGCTGAAGAAAATAAgagccaaacaaaaaagactcCAGGCCATTCTGGGTGGAGACGACTCTCTGAAACTTGAACTTGAGCTCTTAGCTGAAGAAGAGGATGCAGAAGAAG CTGGCCCTTCCACGCTTGGCAGTATGCTTATGCCAGCGCAAGAGACAGAGTGGGAGGAACTTATTCGCAAAGGACACATGACACCATTTGGGACTCGGATCCCacaaaaagaggaaaagaaggagCCCCGAAAAGTGATGCTAGCTGAAAACTCTGCCTTTGACCAATACTTGGCTGATCAAGCCAAACTtgcaacagaaagaaagaagccaccgatgttaaagaaaaaacatacctCAAACTACAACACAAATGGAGTCAAgatcaaaaccaaaacattatcCCCAAAAGATAAGAAGCTCAAAAAGAAGATACGTAAACTTCAAATAACAGCTTTGAAAGCTCATCCCAAAGCTCGGCCAAAGACTGATCCAACAATTCCAAAACAAAAccgaaaacataaaaatgagtaTGGAGAAACTGACAGTGAGGGATCAGAGTATGTGCCGAGTGATGAGTGCATGGACCCGGACCAAGAGGATCGAGAGGCTATGGAGGAGGGCTATGGTGAAGACGATGATGAAGAATATGAGTTAAAACCATACAAAAGGAAGATAATGGGCAAAGGGAGGAAGAAAGTGAAAGATGAAAGTGATGAGGAGTTTAGTCCTGAGAGTTCAGATGAAGACTGTGAGAAGAAGAGCAAAGCAAAGAGATTTAAAGATGATGGAGATATTGAATACTATAGACAGAGAATAAG aAAATGGAAACGTCAGCGCCTTCgcgaaagggaggagagaagagagagagacgaggaggtCACAGATGACAGTGATGCTGAATTTGATGAGGGGTTCAAAGTACCTGGATTTCTCTGGAAGAAACTTTACAA ATACCAGCAGACAGGGGTGCGCTGGCTGTGGGAGCTCCACTGTCAGCAGGCGGGGGGTATTCTTGGAGATGAAATGGGGCTGGGCAAGACCATCCAGGTCATCAGCTTTCTGGCCGGTTTGAGCTACAGCAAACTTCGGACTCGAGGGTCTAACTACAG GTATGCTGGTCTGGGGCCTACTGTAATAGTCTGTCCAGCAACTGTAATGCACCAGTGGGTGAAGGAGTTTCACACCTGGTGGCCCCCTTTTCGAGTAGCTGTCCTTCATGAAACTGGTTCTTTCACAAGTAACAAG GAGAAACTTGTTCCAGAGATTGCCTCTTGTCATGGTATCCTGATAACCTCATACTCAGCCGTGAGGAACATGCAGGACATATTACAGCGCTATGATTGGCACTACATCATTTTGGATGAAGGCCATAAAATCAGAAATCCAAATGCTGGAGTTACTGTGGCTTGCAAACAG TTTCGCACTCCTCACCGGTTCATTCTGTCAGGCTCCCCCATGCAGAACAATCTGAAAGAGCTGTGGTCTCTTTTTGACTTTGTCTTTCCTGGTAAACTGGGGACACTGCCTGTGTTTATGGAGCAGTTTTCTGTGCCAATCACTATGGGTGGATACAGCAATGCCTCACCTGTTCAG GTTCAGACCGCCTATAAATGTGCATGTGTACTGAGAGACACCATAAATCCTTACCTGCTCCGGAGAATGAAGGCAGACGTTAAGGCCAACTTGTCTCTTCCTGACAAGAATGAGCAG GTCCTGTTTTGCAGATTAACAGATGAGCAGCGGCAAGTGTATCAGGGATTTTTGGATTCGAAAGAGGTTTACCAGATACTgaatggagacatgcag GTTTTTTCAGGTTTGATTGCTCTCAGAAAGATCTGCAATCACCCGGACCTGTTCTCGGGCGGCCCCCGGATGCTGAGGGGAATCCCAGAGGACCAGCTGACTGAGGAGGAGCACTTTGGATACTGGAAACGCTCGGGCAAACTGATTGTGGTGGAGTCTCTACTGCGGCTCTGGTTCAAACAGGGTCATAGAGTGCTGCTCTTCACCCAGTCCAGACAG ATGTTGGACATCTTGGAGGTCTTTGTGAGAGAGAATAACTACTCATACCTGAAGATGGATGGCACTACCACTATAGCGTCCCGGCAGCCCCTCATTGCACGCTACAACGAG GAtaaatccatttttattttcttgttgacCACAAAAGTCGGTGGTCTGGGAGTCAATCTGACGGGAGCCAACAGAGTCATCATCTATGATCCAGACTGGAACCCCAGCACTGACACACAG GCACGTGAGCGGGCATGGAGGATCGGTCAGAAACAGCAAGTAACTATTTACAGATTGCTGACTGCGGGGACCATTGAGGAGAAAATCTATCATAG GCAAATCTTCAAGCAGTTCCTAACCAACCGCGTCCTGAAAGACCCTAAACAAAGACGCTTTTTCAAGTCCAATGACATTTACGAGCTCTTCACACTCTCAGACCCTACTAGTGCTCAGGGAACAGAAACTAGTGCCATTTTTGCAG GTACTGGCTCAGATGTCAAGGCACCAATGAAAGCCTCAAAACAAAGCGCTAATGCACAGAGCcaaacaaggacacaacattcaGCAAATGCAGACTCGTCAAAAAATGCACTATACAATAAAGAGTCTCACAACTTGCCTCACAACATCCAAAGTAGAGATTCAGTATTGACCAGTCCACAGAAACACAAGGCAAAAAGGAAACACTGCCACACAGAAGACAGCACGAGACGCACAGAAAAGAAACGAAAACACTCCAGAGACGCACGCTTCGAAGGGCACCGGATATCTCACCTGGTTAAGAAAAGGGACTATAAGAAGGCTGATGGTGAAGAAAATCAAGACAACCAGGGGAAATCTGATGATTATGTTCTGGCAAAGCTATTCAAAAAATCAG GTATCCACAGTGTGATGCAACATGACACCATCATGGAGTCCTCCAACCCTGACTACGTTCTGGTGGAAGCTGAGGCCAACAGAGTCGCCAAAGATGCTTTAAAAGCCCTTAAAGTTTCTCGTCAGCAGTGCAGACTCTCCTACACCAACTCCACTCCTCCACAAAG AAAAAGATTTGGACAGAAGAATAATTCTCTTCTAATTGAGCCGACTGTTCAGTctgtcccaactacaaccaaATGCAAG gaCGCTGCGATTGTAAAGAAGTCGAAAAAGCCAGGTTCTGGTGCACACTTCAGTGGAGAGGCTGAGAATGATGGTGCATCtgccaccctctcctcctcctccctgttgGCCAAGATGAGAGCTCGCAATCACATTAGTGTCCCCTCTGGCCAACgagacgaggaagaggaagaggaagctgATGCACAGCAAACCAGCGGACCACCAGCTCAACACACTGAGCACGACGAGCTGTTAGTTGATCTGCGTAACTTTATAGCCTTCCAGGCCCACGTAGATGGACAAGCTAGTACTCATGAAGTGCTGGAGTATTTTAAACCACGACTGACTCAGGCACAGGCTCCTGTTTTTCGAGAGCTGCTTCGGAGCATCTGTGACTTCCACCGAACGGCTGGTCAGGAGGGGCTCTGGAAACTCAAGCCACACTTTCGCTAA
- the ercc6 gene encoding DNA excision repair protein ERCC-6 isoform X1, protein MPAEGTEDQAPASLSSPVSAALTLGGTEEDGAAGGTASFPFPESSQGSESAATYPASSGSEEGPGSKRSGALLHINRQRIQAASASSGADELQGLGVAVYDQEVLEQGVLQQVDEAIQEASRASAKAEAEKEYESVLDDVRSITIELKHINKIIDQLRPYAASSKDISRKIESVKRQKENKEKQLKKIRAKQKRLQAILGGDDSLKLELELLAEEEDAEEEAGPSTLGSMLMPAQETEWEELIRKGHMTPFGTRIPQKEEKKEPRKVMLAENSAFDQYLADQAKLATERKKPPMLKKKHTSNYNTNGVKIKTKTLSPKDKKLKKKIRKLQITALKAHPKARPKTDPTIPKQNRKHKNEYGETDSEGSEYVPSDECMDPDQEDREAMEEGYGEDDDEEYELKPYKRKIMGKGRKKVKDESDEEFSPESSDEDCEKKSKAKRFKDDGDIEYYRQRIRKWKRQRLREREERRERDEEVTDDSDAEFDEGFKVPGFLWKKLYKYQQTGVRWLWELHCQQAGGILGDEMGLGKTIQVISFLAGLSYSKLRTRGSNYRYAGLGPTVIVCPATVMHQWVKEFHTWWPPFRVAVLHETGSFTSNKEKLVPEIASCHGILITSYSAVRNMQDILQRYDWHYIILDEGHKIRNPNAGVTVACKQFRTPHRFILSGSPMQNNLKELWSLFDFVFPGKLGTLPVFMEQFSVPITMGGYSNASPVQVQTAYKCACVLRDTINPYLLRRMKADVKANLSLPDKNEQVLFCRLTDEQRQVYQGFLDSKEVYQILNGDMQVFSGLIALRKICNHPDLFSGGPRMLRGIPEDQLTEEEHFGYWKRSGKLIVVESLLRLWFKQGHRVLLFTQSRQMLDILEVFVRENNYSYLKMDGTTTIASRQPLIARYNEDKSIFIFLLTTKVGGLGVNLTGANRVIIYDPDWNPSTDTQARERAWRIGQKQQVTIYRLLTAGTIEEKIYHRQIFKQFLTNRVLKDPKQRRFFKSNDIYELFTLSDPTSAQGTETSAIFAGTGSDVKAPMKASKQSANAQSQTRTQHSANADSSKNALYNKESHNLPHNIQSRDSVLTSPQKHKAKRKHCHTEDSTRRTEKKRKHSRDARFEGHRISHLVKKRDYKKADGEENQDNQGKSDDYVLAKLFKKSGIHSVMQHDTIMESSNPDYVLVEAEANRVAKDALKALKVSRQQCRLSYTNSTPPQRKRFGQKNNSLLIEPTVQSVPTTTKCKDAAIVKKSKKPGSGAHFSGEAENDGASATLSSSSLLAKMRARNHISVPSGQRDEEEEEEADAQQTSGPPAQHTEHDELLVDLRNFIAFQAHVDGQASTHEVLEYFKPRLTQAQAPVFRELLRSICDFHRTAGQEGLWKLKPHFR, encoded by the exons ATGCCAGCTGAGGGTACGGAGGACCAAGCCCCTGCCTCACTCTCCAGCCCGGTCAGTGCGGCTCTCACCCTGGGCGGGACAGAGGAGGATGGGGCCGCAGGGGGCACAGCCTCCTTCCCTTTTCCAGAGAGCAGCCAAGGCTCCGAGTCTGCTGCCACATATCCTGCCAGttcagggtcagaggagggacCTG GATCAAAACGGTCTGGGGCCTTACTGCACATTAACAGACAGCGAATCCAGGCAGCATCTGCCAGTTCAGGGGCAGACGAGCTGCAGGGCCTTGGTGTGGCAGTCTATGATCAGGAGGTACTGGAGCAAGGTGTGCTTCAACAGGTGGATGAAGCCATTCAGGAAGCAAGTCGCGCTTCTGCTAAAGCAGAGGCAGAAAAAGAGTACGAGTCGGTACTGGATGATGTCAG GTCAATCACAATCGAATTAAAACATATCAACAAGATAATTGATCAGCTCAGACCTTATGCTGCCTCCAGCAAAGATATCAGCAGAAAGATTGAATCTGTGAAACGACAAAAAGAGAATAAG GAAAAACAGCTGAAGAAAATAAgagccaaacaaaaaagactcCAGGCCATTCTGGGTGGAGACGACTCTCTGAAACTTGAACTTGAGCTCTTAGCTGAAGAAGAGGATGCAGAAGAAG AAGCTGGCCCTTCCACGCTTGGCAGTATGCTTATGCCAGCGCAAGAGACAGAGTGGGAGGAACTTATTCGCAAAGGACACATGACACCATTTGGGACTCGGATCCCacaaaaagaggaaaagaaggagCCCCGAAAAGTGATGCTAGCTGAAAACTCTGCCTTTGACCAATACTTGGCTGATCAAGCCAAACTtgcaacagaaagaaagaagccaccgatgttaaagaaaaaacatacctCAAACTACAACACAAATGGAGTCAAgatcaaaaccaaaacattatcCCCAAAAGATAAGAAGCTCAAAAAGAAGATACGTAAACTTCAAATAACAGCTTTGAAAGCTCATCCCAAAGCTCGGCCAAAGACTGATCCAACAATTCCAAAACAAAAccgaaaacataaaaatgagtaTGGAGAAACTGACAGTGAGGGATCAGAGTATGTGCCGAGTGATGAGTGCATGGACCCGGACCAAGAGGATCGAGAGGCTATGGAGGAGGGCTATGGTGAAGACGATGATGAAGAATATGAGTTAAAACCATACAAAAGGAAGATAATGGGCAAAGGGAGGAAGAAAGTGAAAGATGAAAGTGATGAGGAGTTTAGTCCTGAGAGTTCAGATGAAGACTGTGAGAAGAAGAGCAAAGCAAAGAGATTTAAAGATGATGGAGATATTGAATACTATAGACAGAGAATAAG aAAATGGAAACGTCAGCGCCTTCgcgaaagggaggagagaagagagagagacgaggaggtCACAGATGACAGTGATGCTGAATTTGATGAGGGGTTCAAAGTACCTGGATTTCTCTGGAAGAAACTTTACAA ATACCAGCAGACAGGGGTGCGCTGGCTGTGGGAGCTCCACTGTCAGCAGGCGGGGGGTATTCTTGGAGATGAAATGGGGCTGGGCAAGACCATCCAGGTCATCAGCTTTCTGGCCGGTTTGAGCTACAGCAAACTTCGGACTCGAGGGTCTAACTACAG GTATGCTGGTCTGGGGCCTACTGTAATAGTCTGTCCAGCAACTGTAATGCACCAGTGGGTGAAGGAGTTTCACACCTGGTGGCCCCCTTTTCGAGTAGCTGTCCTTCATGAAACTGGTTCTTTCACAAGTAACAAG GAGAAACTTGTTCCAGAGATTGCCTCTTGTCATGGTATCCTGATAACCTCATACTCAGCCGTGAGGAACATGCAGGACATATTACAGCGCTATGATTGGCACTACATCATTTTGGATGAAGGCCATAAAATCAGAAATCCAAATGCTGGAGTTACTGTGGCTTGCAAACAG TTTCGCACTCCTCACCGGTTCATTCTGTCAGGCTCCCCCATGCAGAACAATCTGAAAGAGCTGTGGTCTCTTTTTGACTTTGTCTTTCCTGGTAAACTGGGGACACTGCCTGTGTTTATGGAGCAGTTTTCTGTGCCAATCACTATGGGTGGATACAGCAATGCCTCACCTGTTCAG GTTCAGACCGCCTATAAATGTGCATGTGTACTGAGAGACACCATAAATCCTTACCTGCTCCGGAGAATGAAGGCAGACGTTAAGGCCAACTTGTCTCTTCCTGACAAGAATGAGCAG GTCCTGTTTTGCAGATTAACAGATGAGCAGCGGCAAGTGTATCAGGGATTTTTGGATTCGAAAGAGGTTTACCAGATACTgaatggagacatgcag GTTTTTTCAGGTTTGATTGCTCTCAGAAAGATCTGCAATCACCCGGACCTGTTCTCGGGCGGCCCCCGGATGCTGAGGGGAATCCCAGAGGACCAGCTGACTGAGGAGGAGCACTTTGGATACTGGAAACGCTCGGGCAAACTGATTGTGGTGGAGTCTCTACTGCGGCTCTGGTTCAAACAGGGTCATAGAGTGCTGCTCTTCACCCAGTCCAGACAG ATGTTGGACATCTTGGAGGTCTTTGTGAGAGAGAATAACTACTCATACCTGAAGATGGATGGCACTACCACTATAGCGTCCCGGCAGCCCCTCATTGCACGCTACAACGAG GAtaaatccatttttattttcttgttgacCACAAAAGTCGGTGGTCTGGGAGTCAATCTGACGGGAGCCAACAGAGTCATCATCTATGATCCAGACTGGAACCCCAGCACTGACACACAG GCACGTGAGCGGGCATGGAGGATCGGTCAGAAACAGCAAGTAACTATTTACAGATTGCTGACTGCGGGGACCATTGAGGAGAAAATCTATCATAG GCAAATCTTCAAGCAGTTCCTAACCAACCGCGTCCTGAAAGACCCTAAACAAAGACGCTTTTTCAAGTCCAATGACATTTACGAGCTCTTCACACTCTCAGACCCTACTAGTGCTCAGGGAACAGAAACTAGTGCCATTTTTGCAG GTACTGGCTCAGATGTCAAGGCACCAATGAAAGCCTCAAAACAAAGCGCTAATGCACAGAGCcaaacaaggacacaacattcaGCAAATGCAGACTCGTCAAAAAATGCACTATACAATAAAGAGTCTCACAACTTGCCTCACAACATCCAAAGTAGAGATTCAGTATTGACCAGTCCACAGAAACACAAGGCAAAAAGGAAACACTGCCACACAGAAGACAGCACGAGACGCACAGAAAAGAAACGAAAACACTCCAGAGACGCACGCTTCGAAGGGCACCGGATATCTCACCTGGTTAAGAAAAGGGACTATAAGAAGGCTGATGGTGAAGAAAATCAAGACAACCAGGGGAAATCTGATGATTATGTTCTGGCAAAGCTATTCAAAAAATCAG GTATCCACAGTGTGATGCAACATGACACCATCATGGAGTCCTCCAACCCTGACTACGTTCTGGTGGAAGCTGAGGCCAACAGAGTCGCCAAAGATGCTTTAAAAGCCCTTAAAGTTTCTCGTCAGCAGTGCAGACTCTCCTACACCAACTCCACTCCTCCACAAAG AAAAAGATTTGGACAGAAGAATAATTCTCTTCTAATTGAGCCGACTGTTCAGTctgtcccaactacaaccaaATGCAAG gaCGCTGCGATTGTAAAGAAGTCGAAAAAGCCAGGTTCTGGTGCACACTTCAGTGGAGAGGCTGAGAATGATGGTGCATCtgccaccctctcctcctcctccctgttgGCCAAGATGAGAGCTCGCAATCACATTAGTGTCCCCTCTGGCCAACgagacgaggaagaggaagaggaagctgATGCACAGCAAACCAGCGGACCACCAGCTCAACACACTGAGCACGACGAGCTGTTAGTTGATCTGCGTAACTTTATAGCCTTCCAGGCCCACGTAGATGGACAAGCTAGTACTCATGAAGTGCTGGAGTATTTTAAACCACGACTGACTCAGGCACAGGCTCCTGTTTTTCGAGAGCTGCTTCGGAGCATCTGTGACTTCCACCGAACGGCTGGTCAGGAGGGGCTCTGGAAACTCAAGCCACACTTTCGCTAA